The window ttttggttggatctttcatatgatgtctagattgcattgcttccaatttgttgaaatgccttctgcttagcgtttttggtacatattccatcctcctacaatgtggttcccaacataaaagttgtgttcatcagtatcatgcatcaacgaatttggaagtgcgaatttcatttgtttttcttgtgagtttacttgacaaggcaaaatctaaaaggacgaaggcacggaatgatggtggtcctctggagcaaccgaaacagatgatctctgcagattctccagCTACTCCTACTGTAGtccaagttccaaatctcatctcccctattcCACAACCccgggtgcttgctctaacatggcagtgtgatatcttgtTGCATgtcgcatatggtgcctagcttgtattgctcctaatttgttaaattgcatctccttagcttacacattatacatgtgaatatgacacgccttcttgTTTTTGctccatacactactaggaaaaacattACCAGTAGCGTGGGTTTTTTGCATACAAGTAGCATGgcttcccgcgctactgctatggcgctacaacaattttttagcagtagcgcgtgttttacCCCACACTACTAGTAACCATACGTACCAGTAGCGCCGGTGCCCTACGCTACTACTAGTTcacaccagcgctactactaatggaaTAGTGGTAGCACATATATGATACACCCACGCTACTAGTAACTAATTaggatttaaaaaaataaaaatctacCTATTCCAGTTTAGACATACATTTCATAGTACTCACATACATGCATTTAATAATACGTACATTTGATGTGTACATGCAATCATACATATCTGATATAGATAAttaatacacacatacacacacacacaaccagCATCTAGAGACTGGCCTCTGAAATGTGCAGAGTACTTCCCCGCCGCTCTTCTCTTCTCCAATTTAGTTTCAACCATGGCAATAAGCATTTTCTTAGTTTCAATTTTCGCAACCTACAACAGAATTTCAGACTAGTCAGCTCACTTTTAGATATAAATGGCGAATTTCAGAGAAATAAACAAATTAAGGTGGTTCAATAAATTTCCATGTTTTTACCTGAACATTTCCATGGGGATCTCTTTCAAGCAAAAGCTGCTCCTGAATGGTTTTGGGCAAGAAGTCAAATAGCTCCCTAGATGCTGGTTCAAGCTTGCTTTTCCAAGCCCCTGCCTCATCAATAACATCATGTGCCAAAATTTCATTCAATTTTGCAATGAGGTTTTGAATCTGGAGAAGAGAAAGAATGGTATCAGTAACTCAGTTGAAAACAGTACATAAAGTTGGAGAAAGCACAAAGATTGTCAAACCTCTGGGATGAAATCAATCAAACCTTCCGGTATTAGGACAACTCCATAGTTGTAACCAAGTTCTGCACGTTTGCAAACAACATTGGTAATGTAGTCTGTGACATTCTTGAGTGTTTCCTTCTTCTCAGCAACCTTCACAAATGAAGAcattaaaaaaataaacaaaatgtGTCTTGTAGTTCTAGACACTTAATCTTAGAATATATTCGACAAACGCTGAGCATGGGATGCAAAATCAGGAAGCATCGAGATATTTCGGTTTTCAAACCACATAGTTCTAGGTCAAACCCCCTGCAACTGAAGATGACACAACTGATTTGTTCAAATGTTATCGTAGAAAGTAGTTTACTGATTACTGATTTCTAATTTAGTCAATGTTCTTTCACTGTTTTACTCATGCCCCCAAGATGTTAAGAATAGTATATGCTTGACATTTAGTCATTTATATCTTCCCATTCTCAAATAGTCAATGCAATGTGCTTTATATCTAATCCATACAAACTTTGTCGCCGTATCGGCGCAATATGAGTGTTtccgtacaagctgaatccctgcaAACTAGACTACACTACCAGACAACTAGGTAATTGATGCCTAAGGGCAAAAACCCAATACCTTGCAAGTAGTGTCAAATCCAAAGCTTGTTTGGGACCTCCTtgcattttagatcttcatcaataGTCTTTGGGTAACCAATAATGCGAGTCTTCAAGTTCCTTCCCCTGTGATGCAAAAAGCATGACTTAGAATCATCTTTGACCTTATTTATCACACAACTTCTCTCTCCTGCATTTATATGTACTACT is drawn from Triticum dicoccoides isolate Atlit2015 ecotype Zavitan chromosome 4A, WEW_v2.0, whole genome shotgun sequence and contains these coding sequences:
- the LOC119283453 gene encoding pyrophosphate--fructose 6-phosphate 1-phosphotransferase subunit beta-like, which encodes MSSFVKVAEKKETLKNVTDYITNVVCKRAELGYNYGVVLIPEGLIDFIPEIQNLIAKLNEILAHDVIDEAGAWKSKLEPASRELFDFLPKTIQEQLLLERDPHGNVQVAKIETKKMLIAMVETKLEKRRAAGKYSAHFRGQSLDAGYMYDCMYTSNVLTEKNSLLSEELEKCQTQLAAATAELEKSKGDHLDQ